TGTCCACTGCGGTGAACGTATGGAGCCCTGTCTTGCGCGCCCTGTTCCTTTTTGGCGCCACGGCTTGATTCCGCCGCCCCTTACTTCTGCACGGGTAAGCGCGCTTTGCGTTCCCTGCCTTTTATTAGCAAGCTGTGCAACAACCACCTGATGCATTACAGGCTTATTTATCTCAACTGCAAATATCTCATCTTTTAAAGTAATCGTGCCAGAACTTTTTCCGTCTTTAGTATAAACTGATACTTTTGGCATATCTTTTTCCTCCTTATCCGGGCAATCTTTAAGCCTTTACGCTTTTCTTTATCGATACGAGCCCGCCGTTAGCACCCGGGATGGCACCTTTTATTAAAATTACGTTTTTGTCTAAATCTACTTTAACTACCTTTAAGTTCTGCACCGTTATTTTCTGCATACCGGCGTGTCCAGGAAGGTGTTTGTTTTTAAATACTTTAGACGGGTCTGAACATGCTCCCATTGAACCAGGTCTTCTATGATATCTGGAACCATGAGTCATAGGGCCTCTGTGCTGCCCCCATCTTGCTATAACGCCCTTGAAGCCTCTGCCTTTTGAAATACCGCTTACATCTATTGTATCTCCGGATTC
The sequence above is drawn from the Eubacteriales bacterium genome and encodes:
- the rplC gene encoding 50S ribosomal protein L3 translates to MIKAIFGKKLGMTQIFNDDGTIVPVTVVQAGPCVVVQKKTEEKDGYNAIKVGFSDIRESLVTKPISGCYKKAGVSAKRFLREIKTNDLGDYEVGQEIKADVFESGDTIDVSGISKGRGFKGVIARWGQHRGPMTHGSRYHRRPGSMGACSDPSKVFKNKHLPGHAGMQKITVQNLKVVKVDLDKNVILIKGAIPGANGGLVSIKKSVKA